A window of the Hordeum vulgare subsp. vulgare chromosome 5H, MorexV3_pseudomolecules_assembly, whole genome shotgun sequence genome harbors these coding sequences:
- the LOC123397778 gene encoding cyclin-D2-1 has product MPEDDASYLLCAEEAFFFVDAASAAASTCTTAEQDDGWCSGAEQESASSFVAELIGGEADYSPRSDYSNRLRSRSVDPAARADSVAWILKVQEYYGFLPLTAYLAVNYMDRFLSLHRLPQEDGWAMQLLAVTCLSLAAKMEETLVPSLLDLQIESTRYIFEPRTILRMELLVLTALNWRLRSVTPFTFIDFFACKVDPRGRHMRYLIARATQMILAAIHDIEFLDHCPSSMAAAAVLCAAGETPSLTLLNPRLAVNWCIGLAEEGVSSCYQLMQQLVGGKRAKTAAAAAVNLCSDEVLSCDSSSCTTPPPPKRRKRSPPPVIT; this is encoded by the exons ATGCCGGAAGACGACGCGTCCTACCTCCTCTGCGCCGAGGAAGCCTTCTTCTTCGTCGACGCCGCCTCCGCTGCCGCCAGCACCTGCACCACCGCCGAGCAGGACGATGGCTGGTGCTCCGGCGCCGAGCAGGAGTCGGCGTCCTCCTTCGTCGCCGAGCTCATCGGCGGCGAGGCCGACTACTCGCCCCGGTCCGACTACTCCAACCGGCTCCGGTCGCGGTCCGTCGACCCCGCCGCCCGGGCCGACTCCGTCGCATGGATTCTCAAG GTGCAAGAGTACTACGGATTCCTTCCCCTGACGGCCTACCTCGCCGTGAACTACATGGACCGGTTCCTCTCCCTCCACCGGCTGCCG CAGGAGGATGGATGGGCAATGCAGCTGCTAGCTGTGACCTGCCTTTCCTTGGCTGCCAAGATGGAGGAGACCCTGGTGCCCTCCCTCCTAGACCTTCAG ATAGAGAGCACAAGATACATCTTCGAGCCGAGAACGATCCTTCGAATGGAGCTTCTAGTCCTCACGGCGCTCAATTGGAGGCTCCGATCGGTCACGCCATTCACATTCATCGACTTCTTCGCTTGCAAAGTTGACCCGAGAGGGAGGCACATGAGATATCTGATCGCCCGAGCCACACAAATGATTTTAGCCGCAATACATG ATATCGAGTTCTTGGACCACTGCCCGTCGTCAATGGCTGCCGCCGCGGTGCTGTGCGCCGCCGGTGAGACGCCGTCCCTCACATTGCTCAACCCCAGGCTTGCAGTCAATTGGTGCATTGGCCTAGCAGAG GAAGGGGTGAGCAGCTGCTACCAACTAATGCAGCAGCTGGTGGGTGGCAAGAGGGCAAAAACCGCAGCAGCAGCGGCAGTTAACCTGTGCTCAGACGAGGTTCTGTCCTGTGATTCCTCCTCCTGcaccaccccacccccacccaagaGGAGGAAGAGGTCACCTCCACCAGTCATCACATGA